The following proteins come from a genomic window of Loxodonta africana isolate mLoxAfr1 chromosome 19, mLoxAfr1.hap2, whole genome shotgun sequence:
- the CCDC92 gene encoding coiled-coil domain-containing protein 92: protein MAGTHLENQLQSAQKNLLFLQREHASTLRGLHAEVRRLQQHCTDLTYELTLKSSEQTGDGASRSSELKKRCEELEAQLKSQEKENTELLKELEQKNAMILVLENTIREREKKYLEELKVKSHKLNMLASELEQRAGTIAYLTAQLHAAKKRLLSSSGTSEASPSGSPSAQRSVPASYKPAPPKDKLPETPRRRMKKSLSAPLHPEFEEVYRFGAESRKLLLREHVDAMPDPTPFLLARESAEVHLVKERPLVIPPIASDRGGGASEQPSPAHDKKAHVGVAHRIQHAAPPPAQPAQPEVETLAVDQVNGGKVVRKHSGTDRTV, encoded by the exons ATGGCAGGCACACACCTGGAGAACCAGCTGCAGAGCGCGCAGAAGAACCTGCTCTTCCTGCAGAGGGAGCACGCCAGCACGCTCCGGGGGCTGCATGCTGAGGTCAGGCGGCTGCAGCAGCACTGCACAG ATTTAACATATGAGCTGACCCTGAAAAGTTCAGAACAGACAG GTGATGGAGCTTCTAGAAGCAGTGAGCTAAAGAAAAGATGCGAAGAACTGGAAGCTCAGCTCAAGTCTCAGGAAAAGGAGAACACTGAGCTGCTGAAAGAGCTGGAGCAGAAGAATGCCATGATCCTGGTGCTGGAGAACACCATCAGAGAGCGGGAGAAGAAGTACCTGGAGGAGCTCAAGGTCAAGAGCCACAAGCTGAACATGCTGGCCAGCGAGCTGGAGCAGCGGGCCGGCACCATCGCCTACCTGACGGCGCAGCTGCACGCCGCCAAGAAGCGGCTCCTGAGCTCCAGCGGGACCTCGGAGGCCAGCCCCTCGGGCAGCCCCTCCGCCCAGAGGTCAGTGCCGGCCAGCTACAAGCCTGCGCCGCCCAAGGACAAGCTGCCGGAGACCCCGCGCCGCCGCATGAAGAAGAGCCTCTCGGCCCCCCTGCACCCCGAGTTCGAGGAGGTCTACAGATTCGGGGCCGAGAGCCGCAAACTGCTCTTGCGCGAGCACGTGGATGCGATGCCCGACCCCACCCCGTTCCTGCTGGCCCGGGAGTCTGCCGAGGTCCACCTCGTCAAGGAGCGGCCCCTTGTCATCCCCCCCATCGCTTCCGACCGCGGCGGCGGCGCCAGCGAGCAGCCCAGCCCGGCACACGACAAGAAGGCACACGTGGGGGTGGCGCACCGCATCCAGCACGCCGCCCCGCCGCCCGCGCAGCCCGCGCAGCCCGAGGTGGAGACGCTGGCGGTGGACCAGGTGAACGGGGGCAAGGTGGTGCGCAAGCACTCAGGGACGGACAGAACTGTGTGA